The Deinococcus sp. Marseille-Q6407 genome has a window encoding:
- a CDS encoding DUF2256 domain-containing protein, with product MARTHVNGKAARPPAERASKVCPVCGRPFQWRRKWERDWDNVRYCSDRCRQAAKSQPETGPQKAR from the coding sequence GTGGCCAGAACGCATGTCAACGGCAAAGCCGCCCGCCCCCCGGCCGAGCGGGCCAGCAAGGTATGTCCGGTATGCGGGCGGCCGTTTCAGTGGCGCCGCAAGTGGGAACGCGACTGGGACAACGTGCGCTACTGCTCGGATCGCTGCCGACAAGCGGCGAAATCTCAGCCGGAAACTGGCCCGCAGAAAGCCCGCTAG
- a CDS encoding VIT family protein has product MTGTAHQEQHNTERIGWLRAAVLGANDGVVSVSSIVVGVAAAAGTTPGTILLAGVAALVAGATSMAAGEYVSVQSQADTEHANLAKEARELREQPEAELQELTDIYVARGVEPGLARQVAQQLTAADALGTHAREELGITEQLRARPFQAALASAVSFIVGGIVPVIAAVLLPHSAVGVGVTVVTLLALLVLGALAAYAGGASLWKGALRVTLWGAAAMALSALVGSLFGVQA; this is encoded by the coding sequence ATGACGGGAACGGCGCATCAGGAACAACACAACACTGAACGGATCGGCTGGCTGCGGGCGGCGGTGCTGGGGGCCAATGACGGGGTGGTGTCGGTGTCCAGCATCGTGGTGGGGGTGGCTGCCGCTGCTGGAACCACGCCCGGCACCATTTTGCTGGCCGGCGTGGCCGCGCTGGTGGCCGGCGCAACTTCGATGGCGGCCGGCGAGTACGTGTCGGTGCAGTCGCAGGCCGATACCGAGCACGCCAACCTGGCCAAGGAAGCCCGCGAACTGCGCGAGCAGCCCGAAGCAGAGTTGCAGGAACTGACCGACATTTATGTCGCGCGCGGGGTGGAGCCGGGGCTGGCCCGGCAGGTGGCGCAGCAACTGACCGCCGCCGACGCCCTGGGCACCCACGCCCGCGAGGAACTGGGCATCACCGAGCAGCTGCGGGCCCGGCCTTTCCAGGCGGCGCTGGCCTCGGCGGTGTCGTTCATCGTGGGCGGCATCGTGCCGGTCATTGCGGCCGTGCTGCTGCCGCACAGCGCTGTGGGTGTGGGGGTCACGGTGGTCACCCTGCTGGCGCTGCTGGTGCTGGGCGCCCTGGCGGCCTACGCAGGCGGAGCCTCACTCTGGAAAGGGGCGCTGCGGGTCACGCTCTGGGGCGCAGCAGCGATGGCTCTCAGCGCGCTGGTGGGCAGCCTGTTCGGGGTGCAGGCGTAG
- a CDS encoding 3-isopropylmalate dehydratase small subunit, giving the protein MTTRTAHVHVFGRDHINTDEIIPARYLTTDREEELAPYAMQDYDPEFVQRVGKGDIVIAGADFGCGSSREHAVWALRGAGVSAVLAPNFARIFYRNAINNGFPALECEGIEDLFSDGDEATLDLEAGTIRNETTGKELKFTPLPEFALAVKEAGGWLEYMRDQDAAAAQANSAELPGETLNTASTEGGHGHAGHPAGDRESFEAPRDAVEPDHA; this is encoded by the coding sequence ATGACCACCCGCACCGCCCACGTGCATGTGTTCGGGCGCGACCACATCAACACCGACGAGATTATTCCGGCCCGCTACCTCACCACCGACCGCGAGGAAGAGCTGGCCCCCTACGCCATGCAGGACTACGACCCCGAGTTCGTGCAGCGGGTGGGTAAAGGCGACATCGTGATTGCCGGGGCCGACTTCGGCTGCGGGTCCAGCCGCGAACATGCCGTGTGGGCGCTGCGCGGCGCAGGTGTGAGCGCGGTGCTGGCCCCCAACTTTGCCCGGATTTTTTACCGCAACGCCATCAACAACGGCTTTCCGGCGCTGGAGTGCGAAGGCATTGAGGACCTGTTCAGCGACGGCGACGAGGCCACCCTGGACCTGGAAGCCGGCACCATCCGCAATGAGACGACCGGCAAAGAGCTGAAATTTACCCCGCTGCCCGAGTTTGCGCTGGCGGTCAAGGAAGCCGGCGGCTGGCTGGAATACATGCGTGACCAGGATGCAGCGGCGGCCCAGGCGAACAGCGCCGAGCTGCCGGGCGAGACGCTGAACACCGCCAGCACCGAGGGCGGCCACGGCCACGCCGGCCACCCTGCCGGTGACCGCGAAAGTTTTGAAGCACCCCGGGATGCGGTGGAGCCGGACCATGCCTAA
- a CDS encoding ribonuclease HII — MPAAVTPDWSLERQHWVRGYFRVAGVDEAGRGAWAGPVTVAAVILPNTGGELPFADSKTLSAAQREDLAAEVRRIALAWAVEHAWPGEIERLNILGATHAAAMRAIAALNPEPQALVTDYLRLRTPLPLLAPPRADALSFSVAAASILAKTERDTLMRQLDSTYPGYGFAAHKGYGTSAHRSALAELGVSEAHRRGFRPVAALLQRRLLD, encoded by the coding sequence ATGCCTGCTGCCGTGACACCCGACTGGTCCCTGGAACGCCAGCACTGGGTGCGTGGGTACTTCCGGGTGGCTGGGGTGGACGAGGCCGGGCGCGGCGCCTGGGCTGGGCCGGTAACGGTGGCCGCCGTGATTCTGCCGAATACGGGAGGGGAACTGCCCTTCGCTGACAGCAAGACGCTGAGCGCTGCCCAGCGCGAGGACCTGGCCGCCGAGGTGCGCCGGATCGCCCTGGCCTGGGCGGTGGAGCACGCCTGGCCGGGGGAAATCGAGCGGCTGAATATTCTGGGCGCCACCCACGCGGCGGCCATGCGGGCGATTGCTGCCCTGAATCCGGAACCACAGGCCCTGGTGACCGACTACCTGCGCCTGCGCACCCCGCTGCCGCTGCTGGCCCCGCCGCGCGCCGATGCCCTGAGCTTCAGCGTGGCGGCAGCCAGCATCCTCGCCAAGACCGAACGCGACACCCTGATGCGGCAGCTGGACAGCACCTACCCCGGCTACGGCTTTGCGGCGCACAAAGGGTACGGCACCTCGGCACACCGCTCGGCCCTGGCCGAACTGGGGGTCAGTGAGGCGCACCGCCGGGGCTTCCGGCCGGTGGCGGCCCTGCTCCAGCGGCGCCTGCTGGACTGA